The Oncorhynchus masou masou isolate Uvic2021 chromosome 13, UVic_Omas_1.1, whole genome shotgun sequence genomic interval atagacaaacattgacagaaGAATGGCATtactgactttcaacgtggcaccatcataggatgcctcctttccaacaagtcagtttgtcaaatttctgccctgcttgagctgccccggtcaactgtaagtgctgttgttgtgaagtggaaatgtctatgAGCAACAACgcctcagccgcgaagtggtaggtcaGACAATCTCACAGAaagggaccgcagagtgctgaagcgcttatcgtgtaaaaattgtctgtcctcagttgcaatactcactaccgagtgccaaactgcctctggaagcacaaGATCTGTTCgctgggagcttcatgaaatgggtttccatggccaagccgccgcacacaagcctaagatcatcatgcgcaatgccaagcgttggctggagtagtgtaaagcttGCCTCCATTGGAGTAGTGGAAATGcattttctggagtgatgaatcacgcttcaccatctggcaggatgaatctgggtttggcagatgcaaGGAGAATGCTAAATGCCCGaatgcattgtgccaactgtaaagtttggtggaggatgaataatgattatggggctgtttttcatagttcgggttaggccctttagttccagtgaaggtaaatcttaactctatacaataacattctagatgattctgtgcttcaaactttgaggcaacagtttggggaaggctctttcctgtttcagcatgacaatgcccccgtgcacaaagtgaggtccatacagaaatggtttgtcgagatcggtgtggaagaacttaactggcctgcacagagccttgacctgtatcccattgggatgaattggaacactaaCTGCGAGCCAGGCATAATTACCTAACATCAGTTCCCAACCACACTAAtgtgcttgtggctgaatggaataaagccctgcagcaatgttccaacatctagtggaaaaccttcccagaggagaagaggctgttatagcagcaaaggggggaccaactccacattaatgcctatgattttggaatcaaatgttattggtcacatacagatggttagcagatattgCGTATGTagcaatgcttgtgcttctagttccgacagatGTTGAGATGttagacgagcaggtgtccacatatttttggccatgtagtgtatttctATATAAAAAAACAGAGCATTTGAAGACCTTGAGTGAACCAAGTGTGTTCTGCAGCTTTCACATAGTAGCGAGACACTGCCAACTGATCACTATCTTTAGAGGATGTGTCAAATTGGACAACAATCTCTTATCTTCTGTTAGAAGCTCTTCTCACCCCCCTCATTATCTTGAGCCTAGCAGCATCTCAGATTGTTCCATTTTTGGTTCCCCATCCCTCCCGCCCTGACCAGAGATGGTGAGAGAAGCACCCTCAAACAATCACCCCACCTCGTCTGTAGTCCAGAAGAACCCGCCCTCTTCATCTAGCCCCACACACAGCAGGGTAGTGCTACTGACAATATACATACTTCTCCCTGGTGCATTCATTTAAGATCTTGAACACAACCCTAGAATATTCTTTAAACTTTCAGTAAGGCAAGTCTATCCCTCAGAATATGTGAACAGCGTTGGTCACTTAGAAAAGTACCACAAACCCAATTTTAGCTTGTTGACGTTTCTCAATATTTTACCATCACCTAGTGGATGAAAAGAGAATAGCAGCGGCCTTTctcataccatataccacggtgCCAGTTACCATTTTAAACAGATACTCTCGCAACTGAATTAGTAAAGGAAACTGTACATAAACGACCAAAATTTCATGCCAACTAAAGTAGTGATGTGTTAATCATTCGTGTTATTCAAGTGAGCCCTTCCTTACAGTAAATAATTAGAGCAGTCTTTATCAACCCAGACGGTTGTGATTCTGTGACCTGTAATTGTTTGAAGGTCTGGAAGTCTGCAATGCAGATTATACAAtcattatgtgtgtgtgattcaCAGCCTCTTTTCGTGGTATTTCTATATTCTAGGTTATGTTACGTTTCACCCTTCTGAAACTGGACAGATGCGGCTTTAGCATTGACACACCACAATGAACGGATAACAGCAGGGGATGGTCACGGTAAATTAGAGATCAAATTCTGGATGGCGATTCAGTGTGTAGTGTAGAATTTAGCAGAAAATGTCATTCATATTATAGTAAAGACAATACGGCCACCTGTGGCTTCTAACGGTTCGTCGTCGCAGTGTCTTAATGCTGTTCATTGGTTGCATGTTTCGTCACGTTTAGTTTGGACTGATACCCATCTGAGCATAACACTCAATGCACCGTCAACGAGCGCTGATGAAGACTATCAAAAGTGCATTAGTGGCTTGGAAATACAATGCCATTCACAGGAGACAAATACTGTAATTATAAGGAAAACCTGTTGTCACCATTTTGATAtcgccagattgactttagatgcagtataacTTTAGCTAACATCGAGGGGACACCGGATTTTAGCCAGTTAACGGTagcattgctagctagctatgtttgaCTTAttgtgctagctaatgacattgcCATGCCGTAAATTGTACGACATGATAATGCTGGCAGTTGTTCCCACTAAACATTTGACTACTTTATAAATGTAGTCTTATTTCGAGCCACTCTAGTGTAACTTAAGACTAAACAGTAGTTGGCACCCATTAAGAATGACTCTGGTAACCACCAGTCAGACTTGTCACTGTTCTCAAGTGCTACCGCAAGCGGTTCCTGAGCGACACGTCTCGTCGCAGCTTCTATCcacaagccatgagactgctgaacaattaatcaaatgaccATCCGGACTATTGCATTTACACTTCTACTGGCTgttcccgcacattgactcgataccgatataccctgtatatagccttttaatgagtttttatttaaatgtagttaatattttattaaaactgcattgttggtgaaggtcttgtaattaagcattttcACGTTAAGGTTTCCATCTGTATGCGGCATATGTGACAAATGTGATTTGACTATTGCGCTGTGGGTAGAGTGGCTTGGAGGATGTTCAGAACAATGGCATGAAGACCCGGGTGGAGGTGCAACGTTGTGAATTCAGAAGTGTGTAGAATGTTAGAGGTGAGTGTCATCAGCTTTTAGATAGTCCTGTGATTGACAGGTGGGCAGTAGTAAATACAAGAGGACGAAGGAGAACAATTCAACCAGAGGATTTATTTTAGATCATGCCTTCTTCGCTGCCTCTTTCTGCAGCTTTTTCACCTCGTGCTTGATGATCTTGTTCCTCTGTGGACATAAACAGCAAATCCATGGATCATTAGTGCCAAGTTTCTTAAAATTCAATTCATTTCCACCATGATGTACATTTAATTTGCAAACCAAAATACTCTACATAAGTAATAATCTGATGTAATAAATGTTCTCCACTCACCATCCTTTTGGCCTTCATCACCTTGAAGCGGTCAAAGTCGGACATCTGGGCCCTCTGTAGAAACATAACAGTTATACAACTGGGACAGAGATTAGTAGCACTATAGCAAAACGTTCTGCAACGGAATTCAAGACACTTATGTATTCGACAAATTCAATAAGGTCCCTCCCTGTTTTGTCCCATTTGCATTTGTTTAGTGGATATCACCCTTAAAAAGAAATTCCACCCAAACtcttggtatttgtttcattagtccaaaTGTGGATAAAGTCCAAATGTTTGGCATGTCAGCACTGAAGATAAGATATAACTTTAAAAATACAGAAAGTGTCAAAGTATTTTCAAAGTTCTACATGTCGAAACCTTGAATGCTGACACAAAACATTTAGTGactatcaacagtggactaattaaacaaataccaaaagatagtttgAATGGTATTTAACTTTAAGTTGGAGGAACAATCCAGTAACATAGCATGCCAAAACACCTTCTCACGAGTTAGGCCACAATGAGTGATCAAGTAGTATTTGGATGCTCCACCGCACACCCAAAAGGGTCAACAAATGTATAGAAATATTGTAAATCAATTAAAGATGTGCAGGACCTACTCTAGGAACAAAACCCCAAAGTCAACCCAAGCAAGACCGAAGGGACACATAGGAATTGACTGTATATACAACAAGGATGTCGTTCCCAAATGTGTGGGCAGTGAGTCATCTAAAGCCTATTGAAGTTTCCGTGTCCCATTTGACAAAATATGTTTAACCTCGGCCATTGAGAAACCAACTGCTACCCATAAGCAGACCCCACCCCAGAGCCATTCTGTCAGAAACACGTGGACCCCACGAGTTGCTGTTTCGACTAACAGCCAATCTAAATATACAAAATATCAGTACCTTTTGTCTGGCTTCGATCTTTTTGGCCCAGTTGCTTTCTGCCCACTTCTCGGTGACTTGGGCCTTCTCCCAGGCGCGTCTCACAAACTTCTGACGAGCGCTGCAACACAGGAAGGGTTATTGTCCAGGGGACCCAAATATGCACAGGCAAGCCCTAACTTTACAGTAGTAGCAAAACAATTGCATGTTGTGAGGTAGTATATTCTGTGTGGTTACTGGAAGTCTGTGACTCAAGAATAGTCCATAAGAAAAAGTTCACTTGAAAACACAAAGCAGCTGCCACAGTCAATTCATTGAGGTGTCTTGTGTGCATGTTGTACCAGCCCAGCAGTAATTACACCTGACTGCACCAATCAAGGCCTTGATGAGGACTTGGGTTTATTTATTTGTGCAAACCACAGCTGAATATTTTGCGAACGGGTTTCTATTGGACAGGGGTAGGTCCagccccctttcattcagtttgCTTCTGTTTAGTACCTAGTGAACACACACATGGTGTCCTCTCAATCACCTGTGTGGTACTTTGATGACGTAGTCAGTGAGCTGCATGCACTTGAAAGGCATCGACTGCCTCTTCACCCCTGTGCAGGGACCATCCACCAGCGCCTGAGACAAACAAACCCATCAGTTCAAATAAACAAAACATGGCGATACTGAGTTGAACCATTCTTAAATTAACAGATGTGGTGATTGATTAAAGGACTACGAAGGGTTGGTGGATAGACATACAAGATACAGGTACCAATTTAGAGCTGGGCTCTAAACAGGTACCTGAACATGTGAAGAGTAGAGTAGCAGGGTTGGCATAAAAGCCTGCACAACCAGTTGGTCTCCTAAACCAAAGTTGGGGACCTCCAGCATAAAGTCAGGATGACATCAATGCAATGCTTACTCGGTTTTGGTCAATGACATCGACGATGGCCACCAGGCTGCCTGCGTGGGGTCCGAAAGAGATGTAGGCGACGCGGCCAATCTCGACGTAGCGCTTGAACACCTGCAGGAAAAGAATGTGGGTTGTTTACTGGCGCTCTAACTAGCAAGACAATGGTGAACAAAACCCTTCAGTGGGCGTGTGGTCACTAGTTTCTTATACCCAATGAATTTAGCTGGGTTGTCCAAACTGATTTCATGTTTTACAAATGTGATTTGGCTTTAACATGGCTATTATAGACAGCTTGTGGGAAACCACAAAACCGTGAACGCTAGACTAGCTAACCGTAAATTAGCATGCTAACTAACGTTAAGGTTAGTTAGCTGTCGTGGTGAATACTAGCTTGTAGCCCACAACCTAGCGTACATACAAGAATGGACCGACAAACCAAACTTGAAAAAAAAGGCCGGAGGATAAGATATAGCAACTTTAATGCGCTCGCCATTGCAATGCAATTGTCATGGTTgggctaactaacgttagcctgaTTACCGGCCTGTACACCACGTTGTAGCAGACTGAACACCCGACATTTCAATAATGTCCACAATCCATTGACAGTATTTTAATCATCACTAATATAGCTATACGTTATCTATTTACATATTAACTGAGGTAGCTTAACAATAAGGACAATTGTATTTAATAACATTTTCTAAATCCACAAGCTTCATGGCCAACTCACCATTATGGCAGTCCTCTTAAGAAAGGACGTCAAAGCTTCCGGTCGACGAAGTAACGCGTTCCGTTCTGTAAATACGCATGCGCACGTGAGGGATGAATTTCTCAAGGTTGGATATTACAATCCGGAATGCTCACCACGCCACCTAGTGCAGAGGAATGTGTTGGATTGAAATATAAACCGTATATATTACATATACACATTATTACATGATATTGATTCCTTTGATTAAACATGTTTGGTACTTTAAAAAAAGTGTACACCTGATGTAAATGATGAGATAGTTCTACATGTAACATTTATATGAAATCCACAACATTTTTGTTGACTATTCAATAGTACTAGGCTTGTGCAAATTATTGCTAATTAGAGACTTTCCACGTCTTTTTCCATCGTGGCAATGACAAGGTACAGCAACTATTTAATAGGCATGCTATATGGAGTATATTAGGAGGCTATACTATCTAGTCTACTGCATACTCTTTTAAAAGGGGGGCTCATCCAGAATTTGAATCTGGAATCTCTCGCCCACAGACCATGCATGGGCAATTATTTCCCATGGAGGGCCACATTAGGATATATTTTTGCCATAGCGGGCCAGAATCATATTACAGGATCATACatcatgtgtatgactgtgttgacAGATATTGTAAATCTACTGTAAATCACATCCAGATATGCTACTTATTTTAcacagaaataaaccacatccATGTTCACCTTTTGGTAGGTATTTTCATTTTTAAACATGCAATGAACTACACAGAGGGAACAGCAcactgtgcattcagcaccacAGACAGAACCCTTGTTAATGGGTatgcacaaaaacacaagaaagagagaactcaacattacatttaaacatctcaatcagtgtgaggagagaagtctctgatgggcattgactagaggagtgaagtctctgatgggcattgactagaggagtgaagtctctgatgggcattgactagaggagtgaagtctctgatgggcattgctaagagcagtgaagtcaggtatagtttctgacgtCGCTATGAGCAGGATTTCTAAAAGGTGAGTCAGTAAGAGATGATCTGTGTCTTGACTTGTTAAATAGGctgtagtggcgaagtaattacaatttagcaagtaAACACTAGAGTgatggatgtgcagaagatgagtgtgcaagtagatatactggggtgcaaattagcaaaaaataaaaaataacaatatgggagtgaggtagttggatgggctatttacaggtgggctatgtacaggtgcagtgaatctgtgagctgctctgacagctggtgcttaaagttatgggtctccagcttcagtgatttttgcaatttgttcaagtcattggcagcagagaactggaaggaaaggtggccaaatgaggaaATCACTttaggggtgaccagtgaaatatacctgctggagcgcgtgctatgggtgggtgctgctatggtgaccagtgagctgagataaggtgggactttacctagcaaagacttacagatgacctggagccagtgggtttggcgacaaatatgaagcgagggccagccaacgagaacatacaggtcgcagtggtgggtagtatatggggctctggtgacaaagcggatggcactgtgatagcctccaacactattcagcaaattggatgcagtctattttgtaaatgacattgccgaagtcaaggataggTACgacagtcagttttacgagggtatgtttggtagcatgagtgaaggatgctttgttgcgaattaggaagccgattcttgatttaattttggattggagatgcttaatgtgagtcttaaaggtgagtttacagtctaaccagacacctaggtatttgtagttgtccacatattctaagtcagaactctccagagtagtgatgctagacgggcgggcaggtgcgggcagcgatctgttgaagagcatgcatttggtttttctTGCATTTAGGAGCAGGTGGAGGCCATAGAAGGAGaggtgtcgtctgcgtagtggtggatcagagaatcaccaacagcaagagcgacatcattgattcatagagaaaagagtcggtccgagaattgaatcctgtgaaacccccacagagactgccagaggtccagacaacaggccctccgatttgacacaccgaactctgtctgagaagtagttggtgaaccaggcgaggtagtcatttgagaaaccaaggctgttgagtctgctgataagaatgagttgaaagccttggccaggttgatgaatacggctgcacagtattgtcttttatcgatggcggttatgatattgtttaggaccttgagcgtggctgaggtgcacccatgaccagctcgtcCAGTCACTGCATCAGACTGACGATCGATAAgcttggatgtgcgctgtgttaagaagcagtgcggcttggttgggttgtgtatcggaggacgcatgacattcaaccttcgtctctcccgagcctgtacgggagttgtagtgatgagacaagatagtagctactaaaaaactATTGGATACCAATTGGAGAAAAATaggtaaaattcaacaacaaaaaaagaatgAGACCAGAGTTCCTaacttggaattctgagttggatgacggTTCAAAATGATTTTTCCCAGTCGGATCTTGTTTTTCTCCGAGTTCCTAGTAGTCagagatttcagagttcccagttgttttgagtgCGGCACAATACTTAACCAATCAGGCGGTTGTTCGACAAAACTAAGCTTTGAACGTCATTGATCACGTGCTTCTAATGAAGTGATACCGGCATCGGCACACTGATTCGAAGTACACTGCTTAGCAAATTTGACTCATGCCTCGGAGTTCTAATAAACTAATAAATGCTGCCCAGCTAGCTTATTTCATTTTTTTGGGGGGCTAGAGTTATGCTAACCTGTTTGCAATCCCTTTAcctttgctagctagttagctaaagtAATTGCCTACTGATGAAATTGTTGTTGTGCTATTAACATATTTAGCCTGTTCCACCATTCTCAAAATCCATTCTGGCATTTGAATGTAGCGCAGGACAAGGGACTATGGACACAATGTGGGCATGGTAGAAACATTTACATGTAGGTGTAGACCAGGGAGTGGTTacacaattgattggacacaccgagtaagcaatactatacacattaaaaGGTGAAATACTGTAGCTATGTTATCATACAAATACAACTCCAAGCTCGAATTATCAAGACAATTAGAAAGGTAGTTCTACCCTTTAAATATGACTGGGAGAAGTGTCAAGAATAAGAAAGGAATATATTCCATAGTATACTAGAACACAGCAAAACATGAACAGTCTAAACATAGCTGAGTGCAATTGAGCAAaatgtccactagatgacagccAATGGACCtatcacaaccctacaggaagggtgagaaatccatatcttcatttaaaccagggtatttagtggcctgtagtttgtaaatccatatcttcatttaaaccagggtatttagtggcctgtagtttgtaaatccatatcttcatttaaaccagggtatttagtggcctgtagtttgtaaatccaaagACGTTCCCTTTGGTTTAACTGTTAAAGGCGGTCCCCGTTTCTAATAGAGGCCGGAATATGATCAATACCCATAGCTTGTAGGGTGGCAGGGTTGCCATGGTGTAAGGACTTGTGCCTTACCATGGGGTTGTCTTCATTGCCTACTCGATTGGCGTACTTGTGTTCCGCTAAGCGGTCTTGAAGGAGTCTCTTTGTCCGTCCAATGTAGAACACCTTGCACTGTGGACATTCAAATCTATAGACGAGTGGTTTTGCAGTTAATGAAATGCTTGACTTGATACTCCATTTTAGAAGCTGTGTCAACAAAATACTTCTTCTGTGCAATATTACTGCAATGGTTACAATGGTTACATTTAAAAGAGCCCTTGGGTTTGTGGTCAAGCCAAATTTTTGAGAGTCACCCGGAAGATAACTGTGGACTAATTTGTCATTTAGGGTAGGACATCTCTTAAAGCTTATGACTGGTGGCTCAGGAAAGACTTGGTGTAGAAGCGTATCACTTTGGATGATTCCCCAATTACTTTTAATGATTCTTTTAATGTTCTCTGCTTCAGTGCTGTATTTTGTAACAAAATGcactctctctgatgtatcacaAGGCTCTCCCCTTCGCAACAAGTTCTCTCTGTCAAGTAATCCAGCCCTTATACCTGCATCTTTCAGGACCTGAACGCTGTAGCCCCGATTCAAGAAGCGATTCTCCAATTCAGCAGGTTTGACACTGTAGTCTGTTTCCTGATCGCAAATTCTGTGGACTCTTTGGAATTGGCCATTTGGAATATTCTCTTTTAACCTTTTGGGGTGAAAGCTGTCTGCCCTCAGAATGGTATTCCCATCTGTAGGCTTCCTAAAGATTGATGTGTGCAAACAACCTTTGTCATTTTTACTAATGCCGAGGTCCAAAAAAGGAATGTTATCCTTGCGGtactccatagttagtttgatgttagggttaatgttgttcAGGTATTGGTGGAAGGAAATAAGTTGTTCAACACATCTGTGGTGTCTTGAAGATGGGCTGGGAGTGACGTCAGAAAAGGCTGAATAAAGTCATCAATGTTCTTAGAGATGTGTTCTGTCAAACGTTCTTTACCACTAATGACTGGTCTGCCTGGGGATTTTCAGGATGTTTGTGGATCTTTGGAAGAAGGTTAAAAGAAGCCATACTGTCATTGAAAAGACATTTGAACTCATTGTCTGAAATGTAGCCATTCTCCTTAGCTTCTGTGAGGATCCCTTTCAATTCAGTTTTTAGGTCCTCTGTAGGGTTGAAGGTAAGAGATTGGTAGAATTCATCATTGTCTAATTGACGGTAGGCTTCTGTCACATATGTCTTTACTCCACACTACTGTAGTGCTCCCTCTTCTAATTAGGGTTCATTggaaaagctgttcaaaagaggacattgtattatttttttgtactccctgacgaaggccatgcagccgaaacgtGACGGATTTTAAaaactttgtttctattgaacatgccatactaataaaggcatttCAATTAATTATGTGAATTGTCTGCATCTGGTTCTTCCCTGATACGTGATAAACTAAGTAGAATTGCATAAAATTAGTTATAAAATTGCAAAATCATCTCCCCGCACCATGACGAAACGTGTAGAATTGCAGGGAATTAACTTTAAAATGTACATGTTTTGTC includes:
- the LOC135551989 gene encoding large ribosomal subunit protein eL14-like, with the protein product MVFKRYVEIGRVAYISFGPHAGSLVAIVDVIDQNRALVDGPCTGVKRQSMPFKCMQLTDYVIKVPHSARQKFVRRAWEKAQVTEKWAESNWAKKIEARQKRAQMSDFDRFKVMKAKRMRNKIIKHEVKKLQKEAAKKA